The following are encoded in a window of Ruficoccus amylovorans genomic DNA:
- a CDS encoding AraC family transcriptional regulator, producing MPDLLKCIYYGVESYSSNRYFYDNKTRGDGSDGVFVIQRTIRGAAFYRDRREHVRVGPGQAMLFCHGEDSCYGYPEDATEPYELEFLAMTGERSLFDAVRQKAGSRVALAAHSESLAAFQALAFHVREHRFRDRFHESLCGYELLIALLRQAWTGDLLHDPVAAAREYIKNHYSEPLTQQEVAAHVGLSREHLTRSFRQRFGTTPARLCEDLRMGKARELLSLQFRSVSQIAANCGYTDANSFARAFRRRNGVSPQQFQQFAMPGHRPTPSDPTLRSR from the coding sequence ATGCCAGACCTGCTGAAGTGCATTTATTACGGTGTCGAGAGCTACTCATCGAACCGCTACTTCTACGACAATAAGACGCGCGGCGACGGATCGGATGGGGTGTTTGTGATTCAGCGGACAATCAGAGGGGCGGCTTTTTACCGGGACCGGCGGGAGCATGTGCGCGTCGGGCCGGGCCAGGCCATGCTCTTTTGCCACGGGGAGGACTCCTGCTACGGCTACCCCGAGGATGCGACCGAGCCTTACGAACTGGAGTTTCTGGCCATGACGGGGGAGCGGTCGCTGTTTGACGCCGTGCGGCAAAAGGCCGGCTCGCGGGTGGCACTCGCGGCGCATTCGGAATCGCTGGCGGCGTTTCAGGCTTTGGCGTTCCATGTGCGGGAGCACCGCTTCAGGGACCGCTTTCACGAATCGCTGTGCGGGTACGAACTACTGATCGCGCTCTTGCGGCAGGCATGGACGGGCGACCTCTTGCACGACCCGGTGGCAGCCGCCCGTGAGTACATTAAAAACCACTACAGCGAGCCGCTCACCCAGCAGGAAGTCGCCGCGCACGTGGGGCTGAGCCGGGAGCACCTGACGCGCTCCTTCCGGCAGCGCTTCGGGACGACTCCCGCCCGGCTGTGCGAAGATCTTCGCATGGGCAAGGCCCGCGAATTACTCAGTTTGCAATTCCGGTCCGTTTCGCAGATCGCGGCCAATTGCGGCTACACCGACGCCAACAGCTTCGCCCGCGCCTTTCGCCGCCGAAACGGGGTTTCGCCTCAACAATTCCAGCAGTTCGCTATGCCCGGCCACAGGCCCACCCCAAGCGATCCCACGCTGCGGTCGCGTTGA
- the cysE gene encoding serine O-acetyltransferase: MENDQVWEQMRTEAEEAARKEQALASLFEEVVLSQDSLESALAVRLSRKLAYHATPEGYLKEVFCECFRSNPKIGQSIRHDILAIKQRDPACRNYLAPLLYFKGFQAITCYRVAHELWTNGREELALYLQSLISEVFAVDIHPAARIGCGILLDHATSFVAGETSVIENHVSILHEVTLGGTGKVAGDRHPKVRHNVLIGAGAKLLGNIEIGQGARIGAGSVVVEDVPPHATVVGVPAVVVGFTKDPDPAESMDQCIRS; this comes from the coding sequence ATGGAAAACGATCAGGTCTGGGAACAGATGCGAACAGAAGCCGAGGAAGCCGCCCGCAAGGAGCAGGCCCTGGCCAGCCTGTTCGAGGAAGTCGTGCTCAGCCAGGACAGTCTGGAGAGCGCGCTGGCCGTGCGCCTGTCCCGCAAACTCGCCTACCACGCCACCCCGGAGGGTTACCTGAAAGAAGTTTTCTGCGAGTGCTTCCGCTCCAACCCGAAGATCGGCCAGAGCATCCGCCATGACATCCTCGCCATCAAGCAGCGCGACCCGGCCTGCAGGAACTACCTGGCCCCCCTGCTCTACTTCAAGGGCTTTCAGGCCATCACCTGCTACCGCGTCGCCCATGAGCTGTGGACCAACGGACGCGAAGAGCTCGCCCTTTACCTCCAGAGCCTGATCTCGGAGGTGTTCGCAGTGGACATCCACCCGGCAGCCCGCATCGGCTGCGGCATCCTGCTCGACCATGCCACCAGCTTCGTCGCGGGCGAGACCAGCGTGATCGAAAACCACGTCTCCATCCTGCACGAAGTCACCCTCGGCGGCACCGGCAAGGTCGCGGGCGACCGCCACCCGAAGGTGCGCCACAACGTGCTCATCGGGGCCGGGGCCAAGCTGCTGGGCAACATCGAGATCGGCCAGGGCGCGCGCATCGGCGCAGGCTCCGTCGTGGTCGAAGATGTGCCCCCGCACGCCACCGTGGTCGGCGTGCCCGCCGTCGTCGTCGGCTTTACCAAAGACCCCGACCCGGCCGAAAGCATGGACCAGTGCATCCGCTCCTGA
- a CDS encoding thioredoxin family protein gives MKILTYPLIVIAFLGAAFAAQGAPKPGDKAPDFTLQGADGKEYTLSDYEGQYVILEWLNHGCPYVKKHYDSGNMPATQAKQTADGVVWLSIVSSAPGKQGYETPEQTLKTAEAKGSKASAILLDPTGKVGKEYGAKRTPEMFIINPEGEIVYHGAIDSISSASQADIKDAKNYVNAAMAEAKAGQPVSQASTQPYGCGVKYPN, from the coding sequence ATGAAAATCCTGACCTATCCTCTGATTGTTATCGCCTTCCTTGGGGCCGCGTTCGCGGCGCAGGGGGCGCCCAAGCCCGGTGACAAAGCACCGGACTTTACCCTGCAAGGAGCCGACGGTAAGGAGTACACGCTCTCCGACTATGAGGGCCAGTATGTAATCCTCGAATGGCTCAACCACGGCTGCCCGTACGTGAAAAAGCACTACGACAGCGGCAACATGCCCGCCACCCAGGCCAAGCAGACGGCCGACGGCGTGGTCTGGCTGAGCATCGTCTCCTCCGCGCCCGGCAAGCAGGGCTACGAAACGCCGGAGCAAACGCTCAAGACCGCCGAGGCCAAGGGCTCGAAGGCGAGCGCCATCCTCCTCGACCCGACCGGCAAGGTGGGCAAGGAGTACGGGGCGAAGCGCACGCCGGAGATGTTTATCATCAACCCGGAAGGCGAGATTGTTTACCACGGGGCGATTGACAGCATCAGCTCGGCCAGCCAGGCCGACATCAAGGACGCCAAGAACTACGTCAACGCCGCTATGGCCGAAGCGAAAGCCGGGCAGCCCGTTTCCCAGGCCAGTACCCAGCCCTACGGCTGTGGCGTGAAGTATCCGAACTGA
- a CDS encoding abscisic acid-deficient protein Aba4 family protein, with protein sequence MPGWTIELLAGERITRAFWIILALPAPFWLAVIFFPSARVVRHICQPLVAPTILVFALLYLYYQAWGLGGFVWPGGIGYTEAQSVVLHPMGFLILWCQIQIMHLFLGLVIYQHASRLGLRIPVELIVCWVLGPVGLLPYLGRLLVYRLKRG encoded by the coding sequence ATGCCGGGGTGGACGATAGAATTACTGGCCGGGGAGCGGATTACCCGCGCCTTCTGGATCATTCTCGCGCTGCCCGCGCCGTTCTGGCTGGCGGTGATCTTTTTCCCGTCCGCGCGGGTGGTGCGGCACATCTGCCAGCCGCTGGTGGCCCCCACGATTCTGGTTTTCGCGCTGCTGTATCTGTACTACCAAGCCTGGGGGCTGGGCGGCTTTGTCTGGCCGGGCGGGATCGGCTACACCGAGGCGCAGTCGGTCGTGTTGCATCCGATGGGCTTTCTTATCCTGTGGTGCCAGATCCAGATCATGCACCTGTTTCTCGGGTTGGTCATCTACCAGCATGCCTCCCGGCTGGGGCTGCGCATCCCCGTCGAACTGATCGTCTGCTGGGTGCTCGGGCCGGTCGGCTTGCTGCCCTACCTCGGGCGGCTGCTGGTCTATCGGCTCAAGCGGGGCTGA
- a CDS encoding M48 family metallopeptidase — protein sequence MDFFERQDQARGRTTLLVVYFVLTVLCIIAALYVVSVLIFTKSLSRPASEFQWWQPTIFFWVSVVTVSVIGIASLIKIQALSGGGGVVAESLGGRKIEPFTQDPSHRRLLNVVEEMAIASGTPVPEVYVLPEQSINAFAAGFSPHDAAVAVTQGCLDNLSRDELQGVIAHEFSHILNGDMRLNIRLMGVIFGILVLAVIGGGILRSLRFVSLSGNRRNSKDGGGGGGFIIAILALAVSLYLIGSIGVFFGRLIQSAVSRQREFLADAAAVQFTRNPGGLSGALKRIGGIGLGSRLESPHAQEAAHLFFASGIRSYLGGIFATHPPLDERIRAIEPDWDGRLFNSPYAWPDSALTPPKLPPHIKPSPITPKATASPLEMVFAVGTLSASALEQATATRRSLEEEFGLALRGPLEARSLIYALVLDADETRRSQQLGYLQTEAGDEVAQTVRELYPRIVRRDRADYLPMIELALPALSQMEKSFSERFLHRLNRLVEMDGKVTVFEFVVTRLVRRHLTLRNTPKAPPSTYIWSASVLAAPFSQLLSAVIYLSTQNPAEAERFFTEAARTSPVFKDHLKLVPAAQLNFAGLDQSLDQLARGAYGLRKQVLTVCAHAISADGKTSTDEAELFRAIAVSLDCPMPPPA from the coding sequence ATGGACTTCTTTGAACGTCAGGACCAGGCGCGCGGCAGGACCACGCTCTTGGTGGTGTACTTTGTCCTCACCGTGCTGTGCATCATCGCGGCCCTGTACGTCGTCTCGGTGCTGATTTTCACTAAATCCCTCAGCCGCCCCGCCTCTGAGTTTCAGTGGTGGCAGCCGACGATTTTTTTCTGGGTCAGCGTCGTCACGGTGTCCGTCATCGGCATCGCCAGCCTGATAAAGATCCAGGCCCTCAGCGGCGGGGGCGGCGTGGTCGCCGAAAGCCTCGGGGGCCGCAAAATCGAACCCTTTACGCAGGATCCCAGCCATCGCCGCCTGCTCAACGTGGTGGAGGAAATGGCCATCGCCTCGGGCACGCCGGTGCCGGAGGTTTACGTGCTGCCGGAGCAGAGCATCAACGCCTTTGCCGCCGGATTCAGCCCCCACGACGCGGCCGTGGCCGTCACCCAGGGCTGCCTCGACAATCTCAGCCGCGACGAGCTCCAGGGCGTCATCGCGCACGAGTTCAGCCACATCCTCAATGGCGACATGCGGCTGAACATCCGGCTCATGGGCGTCATCTTTGGCATCCTCGTGCTCGCCGTCATCGGGGGCGGCATCCTGCGCAGCCTGCGCTTCGTGAGCCTTTCCGGCAACAGACGTAACAGCAAGGACGGCGGAGGAGGCGGCGGGTTCATCATCGCCATCCTCGCTCTGGCCGTCTCGCTCTATCTCATCGGGTCCATCGGCGTGTTTTTCGGTCGTCTCATCCAGAGTGCAGTTTCCCGGCAACGGGAGTTTTTAGCCGACGCCGCGGCGGTGCAGTTCACCCGTAACCCCGGCGGCCTCTCCGGCGCGCTCAAGCGCATCGGCGGGATCGGGCTCGGCTCCCGGCTGGAAAGCCCCCACGCCCAGGAGGCCGCGCACCTGTTTTTCGCCAGCGGCATCCGCAGCTACCTCGGCGGGATCTTCGCCACCCACCCGCCGCTGGACGAGCGCATCCGCGCCATCGAGCCGGACTGGGACGGTCGGCTCTTCAACAGCCCCTACGCCTGGCCCGACTCCGCGCTGACACCTCCCAAGCTGCCCCCGCACATCAAGCCCTCTCCCATCACCCCCAAAGCCACCGCCAGCCCGCTGGAAATGGTCTTCGCCGTGGGCACGCTGAGCGCCTCCGCGCTGGAGCAGGCAACCGCCACCCGGCGTTCGCTGGAGGAGGAATTCGGCCTCGCGCTACGCGGACCGCTGGAGGCGCGTTCGCTCATTTACGCGCTCGTACTTGACGCCGACGAGACCCGCCGCAGCCAGCAGCTCGGCTACCTCCAGACCGAGGCCGGGGACGAAGTCGCCCAGACCGTCCGCGAGCTTTACCCGCGCATCGTCCGCCGCGACCGCGCCGACTACCTGCCCATGATCGAGCTGGCCCTGCCCGCGCTCAGCCAGATGGAAAAAAGCTTCAGCGAACGCTTCCTCCATCGCCTCAACCGGCTGGTGGAGATGGACGGCAAGGTGACGGTTTTCGAGTTCGTGGTCACGCGGCTGGTCCGCCGCCACCTCACCCTGCGCAACACACCCAAGGCCCCCCCCTCGACCTACATCTGGAGCGCTTCCGTGCTGGCCGCGCCTTTTTCGCAGTTGCTCTCCGCCGTCATTTACCTGAGCACGCAGAACCCCGCCGAGGCCGAACGCTTCTTCACCGAAGCCGCCCGCACGTCCCCCGTTTTCAAGGACCACCTGAAGCTCGTTCCCGCCGCGCAGCTCAACTTCGCCGGGCTAGACCAGTCCCTCGACCAACTCGCCCGTGGCGCCTACGGCCTGCGCAAGCAGGTGCTCACCGTCTGCGCGCACGCCATCAGCGCCGACGGTAAAACCAGCACCGACGAGGCCGAACTGTTCCGCGCCATCGCCGTCTCCCTCGACTGCCCGATGCCCCCGCCCGCTTGA
- a CDS encoding LemA family protein, producing the protein MTGFIALGVVVLILVVLVLVVVGTYNKLVQLRNRFKNAFSQIDVQLKRRYDLIPNLVETAKGYLKHERETLEAVIAARSTAVNAQQKAAAHPDSPAAIRELGAAEGQLAGVLGRLFALSEAYPDLKANQNMMQLTEELTSTENKVAFARQAFNDSVMHYNNAREVFPAVLFAGALGFQPAEPFEIDAPEQKEAPKVSFQ; encoded by the coding sequence ATGACAGGTTTTATTGCTTTGGGCGTCGTTGTCCTGATCCTCGTCGTGCTGGTCCTTGTCGTGGTCGGCACTTACAATAAACTGGTCCAGCTCCGCAACCGCTTCAAAAACGCGTTCTCCCAGATCGACGTGCAGCTCAAGCGCCGCTACGACCTGATTCCCAATCTGGTCGAAACGGCCAAGGGCTACCTCAAACACGAGCGCGAGACGCTGGAGGCCGTGATCGCCGCCCGCTCCACCGCGGTCAACGCCCAACAGAAAGCCGCCGCCCACCCCGACAGCCCCGCCGCCATCCGCGAACTGGGCGCAGCCGAAGGACAGCTCGCCGGTGTGCTTGGCCGCCTCTTCGCGCTCTCCGAAGCCTACCCCGATCTCAAGGCCAACCAGAACATGATGCAACTGACCGAGGAGCTGACCTCGACCGAGAACAAGGTCGCCTTCGCCCGCCAGGCCTTTAACGACTCGGTCATGCACTACAACAACGCCCGCGAAGTTTTCCCTGCCGTGCTCTTCGCCGGAGCGCTTGGCTTCCAGCCCGCCGAACCTTTCGAAATCGACGCCCCCGAGCAAAAAGAAGCTCCCAAGGTTTCCTTCCAGTAA
- a CDS encoding putative 4-mercaptohistidine N1-methyltransferase, translating to MNPYEADKQLNLYLLFHYGTAKETLPYSFGPREALNFPARCVSELVDTARLGPDRRALEVGCSVGRTSFELARHCGEVIGMDSSENFIGAANELAQKGLLDYTRTHEGHIHLRSVAAVPEDIDRSRVSFRTGDALALPDSLGSFDLVIACNLICRLPRPLDFLKRLPSLVNPGGQLVLTTPFTWLEEYTPPENWLGGTAKAEDSFNGLRGALEPAFALEMEKDMPFLIKETARKYQWTVAQASRWVRTSH from the coding sequence ATGAACCCCTACGAAGCTGACAAGCAACTTAACCTGTATTTACTTTTCCACTACGGCACGGCGAAGGAGACGCTCCCCTACAGCTTCGGCCCGCGCGAGGCGCTGAACTTCCCGGCCCGCTGCGTAAGCGAACTGGTGGACACGGCTCGCCTCGGCCCGGACAGACGAGCCCTTGAGGTCGGCTGCTCGGTCGGGCGCACCAGCTTTGAACTAGCCCGGCACTGCGGGGAGGTGATCGGGATGGACTCTTCGGAAAACTTCATCGGCGCCGCCAACGAATTGGCGCAAAAGGGCTTGCTCGACTACACCCGCACGCACGAGGGGCATATCCACCTGCGCAGCGTCGCCGCCGTCCCCGAAGACATCGACCGCTCGCGGGTCAGCTTCCGCACCGGCGACGCACTCGCCCTGCCCGACTCGCTCGGGAGCTTCGACCTTGTCATCGCCTGCAACCTGATCTGCCGCTTGCCCCGCCCGCTAGATTTCCTCAAGCGCCTCCCCTCGCTGGTCAACCCCGGCGGCCAACTCGTCCTGACCACGCCCTTCACCTGGCTGGAAGAATACACCCCACCGGAAAACTGGCTCGGCGGCACGGCCAAAGCCGAGGATTCCTTCAACGGCCTGCGCGGCGCACTCGAACCGGCCTTCGCACTCGAAATGGAGAAGGACATGCCCTTCCTCATCAAAGAAACCGCCCGCAAATACCAGTGGACCGTCGCCCAAGCCTCCCGCTGGGTGCGGACCTCCCACTAA
- a CDS encoding carbohydrate kinase family protein produces the protein MEKIVCFGEVLWDCLPKGLFLGGAPFNAACHLRRLGCRPVMISAVGDDFLGEEALLRAQAQGLDTFAFTVKKGLRTGVAKVVLDDSGCASYVFPEPCAWDRIELGEAARNELTTANAILFGSLAARSERNAEQLDSILSETHALRIFDVNLRPPHDDLETVLELAQKADVLKVNETELAVLSGRPFDSGDLEGAIRAVVERTHVRKVCVTLGGEGAAYFDGRRLLRAEAPLVQVRDTVGAGDSFTAAFTAGLVRGDAPQETLERACRLGAYVASCDGATPEYDPAEVLG, from the coding sequence ATGGAGAAGATCGTTTGCTTCGGCGAAGTGCTCTGGGACTGCCTCCCGAAGGGGCTCTTTCTCGGCGGTGCGCCTTTCAACGCCGCCTGCCACTTGCGCAGGCTGGGTTGTCGTCCGGTGATGATCAGCGCCGTGGGGGACGATTTTCTGGGCGAGGAAGCCCTTCTGCGCGCGCAGGCTCAGGGGCTCGATACCTTCGCCTTTACGGTGAAAAAAGGGCTGCGCACGGGCGTGGCCAAGGTCGTGCTCGATGACTCCGGCTGCGCCAGTTATGTCTTTCCCGAACCGTGCGCGTGGGACCGGATCGAACTGGGGGAAGCGGCCCGCAACGAGTTGACCACGGCCAATGCGATCCTTTTCGGTTCCCTCGCCGCCCGTAGTGAACGCAACGCCGAGCAGCTCGACAGCATCTTGAGCGAAACACACGCGCTGCGGATCTTCGATGTGAATCTCCGTCCCCCTCACGACGACTTGGAGACGGTGCTTGAGCTGGCGCAAAAGGCCGACGTGCTCAAGGTCAACGAAACCGAATTGGCCGTTCTGTCCGGGCGACCGTTTGACTCAGGTGACCTGGAAGGGGCGATCCGCGCCGTGGTCGAGCGCACGCATGTGCGCAAGGTCTGCGTGACCCTGGGGGGAGAGGGGGCGGCTTATTTCGACGGGCGGCGATTACTCCGGGCCGAGGCTCCGCTAGTGCAGGTGCGTGACACCGTTGGAGCAGGCGACTCTTTCACGGCGGCGTTTACCGCCGGGCTGGTTCGCGGCGATGCTCCGCAGGAAACACTGGAGCGGGCCTGCCGTCTGGGGGCGTATGTGGCCAGTTGCGACGGGGCCACGCCGGAGTACGATCCGGCCGAAGTGCTGGGGTGA
- a CDS encoding SulP family inorganic anion transporter, which yields MRKLRVKTLSRWLVSQNQLDFFPLRKHLRGYSGSAFKGDFRAGLNVALLAFPQGMAYAMIAGLPIQYGIYGSAVAAIAATFFAGSRFITLGPTNATSVTLASAFAAMEIMAPELRAQYMPILLLLIGLLLIVGAYLKVANLIQYISRTVVVGYITAAALLIIVGQLKNVFGVSFAPGEEAITFFDKLYLTIKHLPECRPESLVLSVLTLILYYALSRRLPKLPNVAIVLLVMSALAVGATYVAEMRGVELHFQWLRSIDASQWKFTPPALNFDAISQVGNMALAIALLCVLEGTSIGKSLAARSGERLDANQEMFSIGMANMTGGFFSGMPASGSLTRSQLSWASGGSTPLASLFNGLIVAGGAFALGPFIKHVPQSVLAVLVITIGLSLINRRAIKLVSSATRGDAIVFFSTLVAGLLVPLDTAIYFGVGLSIILFLRKAASPELVEYGFTDEGQLTELEEEGGRRDPEISIIHVEGDLFFGAAEIFRDQMRRVCEDANLKIVIVKMRNARHLDATAVMAIEELLKFMHEHDRHLLFSECKKDVIRVFKNSGLLDELGRGHGVFPDTPHNPTKSTANALKRAMEIMGGQQADIKIYVNPGKKK from the coding sequence TTGAGAAAGCTACGTGTAAAGACCCTTTCCCGCTGGCTGGTTTCGCAAAACCAGCTTGATTTCTTTCCCCTGCGTAAACACCTGCGCGGCTACAGCGGATCGGCTTTCAAGGGAGACTTCCGGGCCGGGCTCAATGTTGCTCTGCTGGCCTTCCCGCAGGGGATGGCCTATGCGATGATCGCCGGGCTGCCCATCCAGTACGGGATTTACGGTTCGGCGGTGGCGGCGATTGCGGCCACGTTTTTTGCCGGTTCGCGTTTCATTACGCTGGGGCCGACGAACGCCACCTCCGTTACCCTGGCCAGCGCCTTTGCCGCGATGGAGATCATGGCCCCGGAACTGCGCGCCCAGTACATGCCGATCCTGCTTTTGCTGATCGGGCTTTTGCTGATCGTGGGGGCGTACCTCAAGGTCGCGAACCTCATCCAGTATATTTCCAGAACCGTCGTGGTGGGCTACATCACGGCGGCAGCGCTGCTGATTATTGTCGGGCAGCTGAAAAATGTCTTCGGCGTCAGTTTTGCGCCGGGCGAGGAGGCGATCACGTTTTTCGACAAGCTGTACCTGACAATCAAGCACCTGCCCGAGTGCCGCCCGGAATCACTCGTGCTCAGCGTGCTGACCCTGATCCTGTATTACGCGCTGAGCCGTCGCCTGCCCAAGCTTCCAAACGTGGCCATCGTGCTGCTGGTCATGTCCGCGCTGGCGGTGGGGGCGACGTATGTGGCGGAAATGCGCGGGGTGGAACTTCACTTCCAATGGCTGCGCTCCATCGACGCCTCTCAGTGGAAATTCACGCCGCCAGCACTGAACTTCGACGCCATCAGCCAGGTCGGTAACATGGCGTTGGCCATTGCTCTGCTGTGTGTGCTGGAAGGCACCTCCATCGGCAAGTCGCTGGCCGCCCGTTCCGGGGAGCGGCTGGATGCGAATCAAGAGATGTTCAGCATCGGCATGGCCAACATGACCGGCGGTTTTTTCAGCGGAATGCCCGCCTCCGGCTCGCTTACGCGCTCGCAGTTGAGTTGGGCCAGCGGCGGCTCAACCCCGCTGGCCAGCCTCTTCAACGGCCTCATTGTGGCCGGCGGGGCCTTTGCTCTGGGGCCGTTCATCAAGCATGTGCCACAGTCGGTGTTAGCGGTGCTGGTTATCACTATCGGCCTGTCACTGATTAACCGCCGGGCGATCAAGCTTGTCTCCAGTGCCACCCGGGGCGACGCCATTGTGTTTTTCTCCACGCTGGTGGCGGGTCTGCTTGTTCCGCTGGACACGGCGATCTATTTCGGCGTGGGCCTGAGCATTATCCTGTTTCTGCGCAAGGCGGCTTCGCCCGAACTGGTCGAGTACGGCTTTACCGACGAGGGGCAGTTGACCGAACTGGAAGAAGAGGGCGGGCGGCGCGACCCGGAGATTTCCATCATCCACGTCGAGGGGGATCTGTTCTTTGGCGCGGCGGAAATCTTCCGCGACCAGATGCGCCGCGTCTGCGAGGACGCCAACCTGAAAATCGTCATCGTGAAGATGCGCAACGCCCGTCACCTTGACGCGACCGCCGTCATGGCGATTGAGGAGTTGCTCAAGTTCATGCATGAGCACGACCGGCATCTGCTTTTCTCCGAATGCAAGAAGGACGTCATCCGTGTCTTTAAAAACTCCGGCCTGCTCGATGAACTCGGGCGCGGCCACGGCGTCTTCCCCGACACCCCGCACAACCCGACCAAGTCCACCGCCAACGCCCTCAAGCGGGCCATGGAAATCATGGGCGGCCAGCAGGCCGACATCAAAATCTACGTCAATCCCGGCAAGAAAAAGTAG
- the prmC gene encoding peptide chain release factor N(5)-glutamine methyltransferase, with amino-acid sequence MQSLLDILQKTTAFFQQKGVPQARLDAELILAHALGCRRLDLYLQFERLLSDDELAAMRPMVARRGKREPLQYILGEAHFHGLVLRADPRALIPRPETEELIELLASRFAAVPPVSICDLGTGTGAIALSLATVFPQAQVTAVDASSAALELATENARAAGVAERVRFVESDWFGALGGERFSLIVSNPPYLTEQEWEQAEPEVRDWEPQSALTAGPDGLDDYRKIIATAPAHLDAGGWLALETGIAQHAALEELARAAGFAEVESLPDLSKRERFFLARMGC; translated from the coding sequence ATGCAATCGCTGCTCGATATTCTCCAGAAAACCACCGCATTTTTCCAGCAAAAAGGCGTGCCCCAGGCGAGGTTGGACGCCGAGCTGATCCTGGCTCATGCCCTCGGCTGCCGACGCCTGGACCTTTACCTGCAATTCGAACGCCTCCTCAGCGACGACGAACTGGCCGCGATGCGTCCGATGGTCGCCCGGCGAGGCAAGCGCGAGCCCTTGCAGTACATCCTCGGGGAGGCACATTTCCACGGGCTCGTGCTCCGGGCTGACCCGCGTGCCCTCATTCCCCGCCCGGAGACTGAGGAGCTGATTGAGCTACTGGCCAGTCGTTTCGCAGCGGTGCCCCCGGTCTCGATCTGCGACCTGGGGACCGGCACCGGCGCCATCGCCCTGTCGCTGGCGACGGTTTTTCCGCAAGCGCAGGTCACGGCGGTGGACGCCTCGTCCGCCGCTTTGGAGCTGGCCACGGAAAACGCCCGTGCCGCCGGGGTGGCCGAGCGGGTGCGATTTGTCGAGTCGGACTGGTTCGGGGCGCTGGGCGGGGAGCGCTTTTCTCTCATCGTCTCAAACCCGCCCTACCTGACTGAGCAGGAGTGGGAGCAGGCCGAGCCCGAAGTCCGTGACTGGGAGCCGCAAAGCGCCCTCACCGCCGGTCCCGACGGCTTGGACGATTACCGCAAAATCATCGCCACCGCTCCAGCCCATCTGGATGCCGGTGGCTGGCTGGCGTTGGAGACAGGGATCGCCCAGCACGCGGCATTGGAGGAGTTGGCCCGTGCGGCTGGGTTCGCCGAGGTCGAGAGCCTGCCAGACTTGAGCAAGCGGGAGCGGTTCTTCCTCGCCCGGATGGGATGTTAA